Proteins encoded together in one Planctomyces sp. SH-PL14 window:
- a CDS encoding SDR family oxidoreductase gives MAGGKTVVVTGATRGLGRAMVARFTEAEWTVAGCGRDAAAIDELRRQYPGPHRFEVVDVTNDASVGAWAAALAEQGIVPDLLLNNAAVMNQTAPLWEVPPEEFQRLLDINIGGVFHVVRHFVPRMIAAGRGVIVNFSSGWGRSTSPEVAPYCATKYAIEGLTSALASELPKGLAAVALNPGIIDTDMLRLCWSDGASAYPGPEEWSQAAVPFLMGLGPRSNGRSLDAPG, from the coding sequence ATGGCTGGCGGCAAGACAGTGGTGGTGACGGGGGCAACGCGGGGGCTGGGACGAGCGATGGTGGCCCGGTTTACCGAAGCCGAATGGACGGTCGCCGGCTGCGGACGGGATGCCGCCGCGATCGACGAGCTTCGCCGCCAGTATCCCGGTCCGCATCGGTTCGAGGTTGTCGATGTCACCAATGATGCCTCCGTCGGTGCGTGGGCTGCGGCACTCGCGGAACAGGGGATCGTTCCCGATCTCCTGCTGAACAACGCGGCCGTGATGAACCAGACCGCGCCGTTGTGGGAGGTCCCGCCGGAGGAGTTCCAGCGGCTGCTCGACATCAACATCGGCGGCGTGTTTCACGTGGTCCGGCACTTCGTTCCGCGGATGATCGCGGCGGGACGGGGGGTGATCGTCAATTTTTCGTCGGGCTGGGGACGGTCGACGTCGCCGGAAGTCGCTCCGTACTGCGCGACGAAGTATGCCATCGAGGGGCTGACGTCGGCGCTGGCCTCGGAACTTCCGAAGGGGCTGGCAGCGGTCGCCTTGAATCCGGGGATCATCGATACCGACATGCTGCGGCTCTGCTGGAGCGACGGTGCGAGTGCTTATCCGGGGCCGGAGGAGTGGAGCCAGGCGGCTGTTCCGTTCCTGATGGGGTTGGGACCGCGAAGTAACGGCCGGTCGCTGGACGCCCCCGGCTAG